From a region of the Hippopotamus amphibius kiboko isolate mHipAmp2 chromosome 3, mHipAmp2.hap2, whole genome shotgun sequence genome:
- the LOC130848967 gene encoding RNA-binding protein 3-like, whose amino-acid sequence MSSEEGKLFVGGLNFNTDEQALEDHFSSFGPISEVVVVKDLETQRSRGFGFITFTNPEHASDAMRAMNGESLDGRQIRVDHAGKSAWGTRRGAFGSYGRGRSYSRGGGDQGYGSGRYDSRPGGYGYGYGYGRSRDYGGRSQGGYERYSGGNYRDNYDN is encoded by the coding sequence ATGTCCTCTGAAGAAGGGAAGCTCTTCGTGGGAGGGCTCAACTTCAACACTGATGAACAGGCTCTGGAAGACCACTTCAGCAGCTTCGGACCTATTTCTGAGGTGGTCGTTGTCAAGGACCTGGAGACTCAGCGATCCCGGGGTTTTGGCTTCATCACCTTCACCAATCCAGAGCATGCCTCAGATGCCATGAGAGCCATGAATGGAGAGTCTCTGGATGGTCGTCAGATCCGTGTAGACCACGCGGGCAAGTCGGCCTGGGGAACAAGAAGGGGTGCCTTCGGGTCCTATGGGCGTGGTCGCAGCTACTCTAGAGGTGGTGGGGACCAGGGCTATGGAAGTGGCCGGTATGACAGTCGACCTGGAGGATATGGATATGGATATGGATATGGAAGGTCCAGAGATTATGGCGGCAGAAGCCAGGGTGGTTATGAGCGCTACTCAGGAGGAAATTACAGGGACAATTATGACAACTGA